The genomic segment GCAAGAAGTTCCAGATTCCTGATGTCATAATTCTGTGTAGACGTTGAGAGTTTCATCGAAAAAAAAGGCAACAGGGTGTAGCTTGGGCTTCTCCCCAAAGCACTGTGACAACACCTCTCCCATTCCTGTCTCGGAGGCGTCTACAGCCACGATGAATGATTTTGAAGGATCTGGATGTCTGAGAATTGGTGTTATTGTGATGGCTGATTTGAGCTCTTTGAAGGCATTCTCCGCAGTCTTGTTCCACTAGAGGTGCTTGGGACCTTTCTTAAGCAAGATGGTGAACCCTCTGATGAACCGgtgtgagggttgtggcaggaagggcatctggcttaAAATTATGCTCCAGTTATTATGACATGGCTCAAGAGGGTCCAAATGGAGCCAGAATGgcagcagtgctggacaagggagaagaagatAATGATGAATATACAGTAAAAGCAATATTTGGGAACATGATCAGGtggaattaaaacaaaacaaaaaaacaaacaaagaaagccCCAGCTGTTTATGAAAATACATTGATTAATGCAGAGTCTGTTTGGAATATTTGCAGAGTGATAATTAATTTAATGCACCTCCTAAACCACGGGTAAAACAGAGCATAAATAAATGGATTAATGGTGGAATTAAGACAAATTATGAAAATGATTGCATGAAAAGGTTCCTGCTGGACTtcaataacataacctaaaaaactgtaaatataaTATGGAAGTAAACAGATCAGAAATACAGACACTAAAATGCCGAGGACTTTAGCTGCTTTTCTCTCAGATTTCATCGAGTGTGATGTGATTTTCTGTGTTTTAGACCGTGTGTGATTATTAAGCTCTCTGATCGCACTGGCATGTTTCTTAGCAATCACAAAAACCCCAGTATACAATATGATTATGACAGAAAGTGGAAAGATAAATGAAAATACAAGATCAATTACAGACCAAACCTCATTTAGAAAGTAAAAACACTCTCCAGGACACAGTAAAACATTCATGAAGTTTCCATTGAAATATAAGAGTGCTAAGTTATAGACCATCAATACACCCCAGTCAAAAACAATTACAACACGAGTGATCCTCACAGAGACATGGTTCATGTAGAGAAAGGGGTTTGAGAGAGCCAAATATCGATCCACAGCAATCAGAGCAATATTATAGATGGACATGATTGTGAGGAAACCACTAATCAATAAAAGGTAGAGACAGACACCTCTCCCAAATATCCAGCATGACTCGATTATCCAGATTAACATCAGCGGCATTACAAAAGCACCAATGAAGAAATCCGACACGGCCAGAGAGAACACGAGTGTGTTTGTTGGTGTGTGAAGCTGCTTGAAGTGAAAAACAGAGATGATGACGAGCAGATTTCCACACACTGTTAGAAGAACCACAGCAGCTGAAAACACGTACAGTAAGATATAAGCTGCAGGAGATACAGATCTCTCTGGACAGGAGAAATTCACACAGCGATCAGATTGGTTAAACTCCATCAGGTTCATGAATACACCATTTCACTAATGCCTACAGAGCTAAAAGAAACCCCTCATGTATCACATGCTACGACTGTAAACCAGTGTGTAAGGTCACAGTTGAATAACTTATGGGTCATGCAGCTCTGGTGCTTTTATAGTATAGAAATAGATTACGCCCCCTGAGTTTGAGTGACAGCATAATACATATGAGGTAATATCATACCTTGTTTGAACAAATAGGCAAAGTAGGCATTGTCGGG from the Neoarius graeffei isolate fNeoGra1 chromosome 2, fNeoGra1.pri, whole genome shotgun sequence genome contains:
- the LOC132871161 gene encoding trace amine-associated receptor 13c-like, with product MNLMEFNQSDRCVNFSCPERSVSPAAYILLYVFSAAVVLLTVCGNLLVIISVFHFKQLHTPTNTLVFSLAVSDFFIGAFVMPLMLIWIIESCWIFGRGVCLYLLLISGFLTIMSIYNIALIAVDRYLALSNPFLYMNHVSVRITRVVIVFDWGVLMVYNLALLYFNGNFMNVLLCPGECFYFLNEVWSVIDLVFSFIFPLSVIIILYTGVFVIAKKHASAIRELNNHTRSKTQKITSHSMKSERKAAKVLGILVSVFLICLLPYYIYSFLGYVIEVQQEPFHAIIFIICLNSTINPFIYALFYPWFRRCIKLIITLQIFQTDSALINVFS